A stretch of Nitrospinota bacterium DNA encodes these proteins:
- a CDS encoding FlgO family outer membrane protein, translated as MKKINILLALALLSFSCASFGSDPQAEIAPMQAAPEVDKSKVLYAQNFESRMRMMSQSLAKKLRDRLPERTKVVITTFLPVGEYGKAEVFGQLCAEQMQIGLAEQNFQVYDLRKTNHIFVKDDAGFFALSNDFKVLRSKMRADLILVGSYTLVGGDLLLNAMLLGADDGQVVSSASQLLRIADDEFLGPLVSPLFEKKVKAGADRFARKNSIVIRESIDDRRDSPSKKLSLNIEKLSYRILEKFSEDENDMVVLVTTYVDLDNLNRTNSFGRYVSENLIEELTKRGIKVVEARISRELMVTPNIGSTVLSDEIEDIRRDYKANVVVLGTYRKTGDEVKVYTRMVIPESQEIISAGSIDMKIDPENKFIESLFEKDVARIGISQNVEGY; from the coding sequence ATGAAAAAAATAAACATCCTTTTGGCGTTGGCGCTTCTTTCCTTTTCATGCGCGTCTTTCGGAAGCGATCCGCAGGCAGAGATAGCCCCAATGCAGGCAGCCCCGGAGGTTGATAAATCAAAGGTGTTATATGCCCAAAACTTCGAATCAAGAATGCGGATGATGTCGCAGAGTCTTGCGAAAAAGTTGAGAGACAGGCTCCCGGAAAGAACGAAGGTTGTTATTACCACATTCCTCCCGGTTGGCGAATACGGGAAGGCGGAGGTGTTCGGGCAACTTTGCGCTGAGCAGATGCAGATAGGCCTTGCCGAACAGAACTTCCAGGTTTACGACTTGAGGAAAACAAACCATATATTCGTAAAGGATGACGCGGGATTCTTTGCGCTATCTAACGATTTCAAGGTGCTCCGCTCGAAAATGAGGGCGGATCTCATATTGGTAGGGAGTTATACCCTGGTAGGCGGCGACCTTTTATTGAATGCGATGCTTCTTGGCGCGGACGACGGACAGGTAGTTTCCAGCGCTTCACAACTCTTGAGGATCGCGGACGATGAATTTCTCGGCCCTCTTGTTTCGCCGCTTTTTGAAAAAAAGGTTAAGGCGGGAGCTGATCGCTTTGCCAGGAAGAACAGCATAGTGATTCGCGAATCGATAGACGACAGGCGCGACTCGCCTTCGAAAAAGCTCTCGCTCAATATTGAGAAATTGTCCTACAGGATCTTGGAAAAGTTTTCTGAAGACGAGAACGATATGGTAGTACTGGTGACAACATACGTCGATCTGGACAATCTGAACCGCACGAACAGCTTTGGCAGATACGTGAGCGAAAACCTGATAGAAGAGCTGACCAAACGCGGGATAAAGGTAGTAGAAGCTAGAATATCGAGGGAACTGATGGTCACGCCGAACATCGGAAGCACGGTTTTGTCCGATGAGATAGAAGATATAAGGAGGGACTACAAAGCCAATGTGGTTGTCCTCGGAACATACAGGAAAACCGGCGACGAAGTGAAAGTTTACACACGCATGGTGATCCCTGAAAGCCAGGAGATCATCTCGGCGGGGAGCATTGATATGAAGATCGATCCGGAAAACAAGTTCATTGAATCGCTGTTCGAAAAGGATGTAGCCAGAATAGGGATCAGTCAGAACGTTGAAGGTTATTAA